Sequence from the Tenrec ecaudatus isolate mTenEca1 chromosome 6, mTenEca1.hap1, whole genome shotgun sequence genome:
TACATTTAAGTTACATCTAATTTTCAGGTATTAGAGCTATTCATTTGATTGTGTATCTTTTATTTAATTAATGTTTGAGTTAAACATGTAATGCTAGTAACCTCTCTATCAACAGCCTCCATGTGCTGATATTTTTCATGGATGTGAGAATAATTTATAGAAGTGAAATTTCTAGATAAAAATGTTATTTCGTACGTACAAATACTGGTTAATATCAAAAAGGACCCAAAAGATTAGCTTATGTCAGACATCTGCTAATAGATTAATTGGTAGACATAACTTTTGTTTTCATGCTCatgcatattttcttcttttaaatatgtacatgtgtaTTTAAAGATAACACATCTCTTAAAATATCATTGATGATTTTAGGATTCTAGTTCATGGCTTTATAAATCTGATCTATCTACTTTTTCAAAATGAGATTTTCTGTTACTTAgttgagagaaaaacaagtcttttgaTTGAGTCCTTGAAGGCTTTTTTAACTTGGCTGTTCCTCAGGGTATAAATGAATGGATTCAAAGTCGGAGAAACAGAAGAAACAAGCAATGAAACCACTTTGTTAACGGTCACTTCTTCCTTTGCTGCCGGGTTCATATAGATGAAAATGCAGGTGCCGTAGGTGATTGATACCACAATCATGTGGGAAGAACAGGTGGAAAAGGCCTTTTTCCTCTCCTGGACAGAAGGGAATCTAAATATTGTCTTGATGATACTGCCATATGACAGAACGACACAAGTGAGAGTCAGATTTAGGGTCAGCACAGCACAGATGTTAACTGTCTGTTccaaagtccaagtgtctgagCATGCGATTTTCATGAGGGGAAATGCATCACAGGCAAAATGGTCAAGGATATTAGAGTCACAGAATTCCAGATTAAAACCCAGGCTAAGTGGTGGGAGTATTAC
This genomic interval carries:
- the LOC142450919 gene encoding olfactory receptor 6C2-like → MKNGTVTAFILQGLTDDPQLQVLIFIFLFLTYMLSVTGNLTIIALTFVDSHLKTPMYFFLKNFSFLEISFTSACIPRYLYSIATGDKVITYNACMIQVFFIDLCGVTEFFLLAAMSFDRYVAICKPLHYVTIMSIRVCRILIVSCWVAGLCVILPPLSLGFNLEFCDSNILDHFACDAFPLMKIACSDTWTLEQTVNICAVLTLNLTLTCVVLSYGSIIKTIFRFPSVQERKKAFSTCSSHMIVVSITYGTCIFIYMNPAAKEEVTVNKVVSLLVSSVSPTLNPFIYTLRNSQVKKAFKDSIKRLVFLSTK